From a single Devosia litorisediminis genomic region:
- the pncB gene encoding nicotinate phosphoribosyltransferase, giving the protein MATYTDMARRVYNHTWKLDPIVRSLLDTDFYKLLMLQMIWGLYPQVNATFSLINRTRSVRLADEIDIDELRAQLDHVRELRFTKKEMIWLAGNSFYGSKQIFTPAFLKWLEDFRLPEYSLERRDGQFVLEFPGLWVETSMWEIPALAIINELRSRAALKHYGPFTLDVLYARAKAKMWEKVERLQKLPDLRISDFGTRRRHSFLWQRWCVDALKEGIGDNFTGTSNVKLAMDTDLEALGTNAHELPMVLAALAPDDKALMASPYQVLQDWESYYGGNLKIVLPDAFGTDSFLRDAPDWVADWTGFRPDSAPAIAGGERIIEWWKSRGRDPRDKLLIFSDGLDVDMIEEAYLHFDGKVRMAFGWGTNLTNDFAGCEPDGPNPGLEPISIVAKVSQANGRPAVKLSDNPAKATGTPEEIERYLRLFGGAGRVEHAVKV; this is encoded by the coding sequence ATGGCGACTTACACAGATATGGCCCGCCGGGTGTACAACCACACCTGGAAGCTCGATCCGATCGTGCGCAGCCTGCTTGATACCGATTTTTACAAGCTGCTCATGCTGCAGATGATCTGGGGTCTCTACCCCCAGGTCAACGCGACCTTCTCGTTGATCAACCGCACCAGATCAGTGCGCCTGGCCGATGAAATCGACATCGATGAATTGCGCGCCCAGCTCGATCACGTGCGTGAGCTGCGCTTCACCAAAAAGGAAATGATCTGGCTGGCCGGTAACAGCTTTTACGGCTCCAAGCAGATCTTCACCCCGGCCTTTCTCAAATGGCTCGAGGATTTTCGCCTGCCCGAATACAGCCTGGAGCGCCGCGATGGCCAGTTCGTGCTCGAATTTCCCGGCCTGTGGGTCGAGACCTCGATGTGGGAAATCCCCGCTCTAGCCATCATCAACGAGCTGCGCAGCCGCGCCGCGCTCAAGCATTATGGCCCCTTCACGCTCGACGTGCTCTACGCCCGGGCTAAGGCAAAGATGTGGGAAAAGGTCGAGCGCCTGCAAAAGCTCCCTGACCTGCGCATCTCCGATTTCGGCACCCGCCGGCGCCATTCTTTCCTCTGGCAGCGTTGGTGCGTCGATGCGCTCAAGGAAGGCATTGGCGACAATTTCACCGGTACCTCCAACGTCAAGCTGGCCATGGATACCGATCTCGAAGCGCTTGGCACCAATGCCCATGAGCTGCCCATGGTGCTGGCCGCGCTTGCGCCCGACGACAAGGCGCTGATGGCCTCGCCCTATCAGGTACTGCAGGATTGGGAGAGCTATTATGGCGGCAATCTCAAGATCGTGCTTCCTGATGCCTTCGGCACCGATTCCTTTCTCAGGGACGCGCCGGACTGGGTCGCCGACTGGACCGGCTTCCGCCCCGACAGCGCCCCCGCCATTGCCGGTGGCGAGCGCATTATCGAGTGGTGGAAGAGCCGCGGCCGCGACCCGCGCGACAAATTGCTGATCTTTTCCGATGGGCTCGACGTCGACATGATCGAGGAGGCCTATCTGCATTTCGACGGCAAGGTGCGCATGGCCTTTGGCTGGGGCACCAACCTCACCAATGACTTCGCGGGCTGCGAACCCGATGGTCCCAATCCCGGTCTGGAACCGATTTCCATCGTCGCCAAGGTCAGCCAGGCCAATGGCCGCCCTGCGGTAAAACTCTCCGACAATCCCGCCAAGGCCACCGGGACGCCTGAGGAAATCGAGCGCTACCTGCGCCTATTTGGTGGCGCCGGTCGGGTTGAACACGCGGTCAAGGTGTGA
- a CDS encoding GNAT family N-acetyltransferase → MSNTIHWRPLTPPDLPAVEAIAEIVHPDFPEDGAVFAERQKLYGEGTRLLELDGVPSGYVLSHPWRFKELPALNALLGAVPDDADTYYIHDLALLNKARGTGAAAMIVGEIQRHARGRGFAHMSLVAVNGSLPFWHKHGFRALSPSVLAPELIAKLASYEATARFMVKSF, encoded by the coding sequence ATGAGCAACACGATCCACTGGCGGCCTTTGACCCCCCCTGATCTACCGGCGGTTGAGGCCATCGCCGAGATCGTGCATCCCGATTTTCCCGAGGATGGCGCGGTGTTTGCGGAGCGCCAGAAACTGTATGGCGAGGGCACGCGACTGCTCGAGCTGGACGGCGTGCCATCGGGCTATGTGCTCAGCCATCCCTGGCGTTTCAAGGAACTGCCCGCGCTCAACGCGCTGCTGGGCGCCGTGCCGGACGACGCCGACACCTATTACATTCATGATCTGGCGCTGCTCAACAAGGCACGCGGCACGGGCGCAGCAGCAATGATCGTGGGCGAAATCCAGCGCCATGCGCGCGGTCGTGGCTTTGCCCATATGAGCCTGGTGGCGGTCAATGGCTCGCTGCCGTTCTGGCACAAGCATGGCTTTCGCGCGCTCAGCCCCAGCGTGCTGGCACCCGAACTGATCGCCAAGCTGGCCAGCTATGAGGCCACGGCGCGCTTCATGGTCAAAAGCTTCTGA
- a CDS encoding Fur family transcriptional regulator, whose product MRMTDQRRVIARVIESADDHPDVEELYRRASAIDDRISLSTVYRTVNLFEEAGLVTKHDFKDGRARFELIPDEHHDHLIDIRSGTVIEFRNEEIEAIQEVIAKRLGYRLVDHRLELYAVPVDSSGKTKG is encoded by the coding sequence ATGCGCATGACGGACCAGCGTCGCGTGATTGCCCGGGTGATCGAATCCGCCGATGATCACCCTGATGTGGAAGAGCTGTATCGCCGGGCCTCGGCGATCGACGACAGGATTTCGCTCTCGACTGTTTACCGCACGGTGAACCTGTTCGAAGAGGCCGGGCTGGTCACCAAGCATGATTTCAAGGATGGGCGGGCACGGTTCGAGCTGATCCCGGACGAGCACCACGACCATCTTATCGATATCCGCAGCGGCACGGTGATCGAGTTTCGCAATGAGGAAATCGAGGCGATCCAGGAAGTGATTGCCAAGCGGCTGGGCTACCGGCTGGTGGACCACCGGCTCGAGCTCTATGCGGTGCCGGTCGATAGTTCAGGAAAGACAAAGGGCTAG
- a CDS encoding 3-phosphoshikimate 1-carboxyvinyltransferase, which yields MTDANTTPATLTVQGADPLSGRFATPGDIAISQRALLLAALTVGVSSISGLRASSAVLACVAALRQMGVTIEQNGDDWRVHGLGVAGLLEPEDALAAGQSAHSAALLMGLMAPYGFTTQFGKVPTLRGDAMATLNDSLSAIGASVERRSDGRMSLRGACLPLPVRQRFETPAPTAKTALLLAGLQMAGAHEIYESVATQDHTEKLMAAFGADITTTPDEGHGDGVTIRFVGLPELKPQVLSVPGDPSAAAFGVVAALIVKGSDLVIENVLINPLRTGLIDTLLEMGGDIQFINQREIAGEHIADLRVRSSWLKGVRVDPRHAGAMLDDIAPLAIAAAYAQGETVIEGLQDLSGPDDDRLAAIAAGLSANKVGVTRNADSLIIAGEGKVGGGGRVRSGGDAAIAMSFAVLGLASRHRVSIEDAEAITASFPDFVATMTQVGGHFPPSKGR from the coding sequence ATGACCGATGCAAACACCACGCCCGCCACGCTCACCGTACAAGGTGCCGACCCGCTCAGCGGACGGTTTGCGACGCCCGGCGATATCGCCATTTCACAGCGCGCCCTGCTACTGGCCGCGTTGACGGTCGGGGTCAGCTCGATCAGTGGATTGCGGGCCTCAAGTGCGGTGCTGGCCTGTGTGGCGGCGTTGCGGCAGATGGGCGTCACCATCGAGCAGAATGGCGATGACTGGCGCGTCCACGGGCTGGGGGTTGCAGGCCTGCTGGAGCCCGAAGACGCCCTTGCGGCGGGGCAATCGGCCCATAGCGCCGCCCTGCTGATGGGCTTGATGGCCCCCTATGGCTTTACCACCCAGTTCGGCAAGGTTCCCACGCTACGCGGCGATGCAATGGCTACACTCAACGACAGCCTGAGCGCGATCGGCGCCAGCGTCGAGCGGCGCTCGGACGGGCGGATGAGCCTGCGCGGCGCCTGCCTGCCACTGCCGGTGCGGCAACGGTTTGAGACCCCCGCCCCAACCGCCAAGACCGCGCTGCTGCTGGCAGGGCTGCAGATGGCGGGCGCGCACGAAATTTATGAGAGCGTGGCCACACAGGACCACACCGAAAAACTTATGGCCGCCTTTGGCGCCGACATCACCACAACCCCCGATGAAGGCCATGGTGACGGGGTGACGATTCGGTTTGTCGGTCTGCCGGAGCTCAAACCTCAGGTACTCAGCGTGCCGGGCGACCCGTCTGCGGCGGCCTTTGGCGTGGTGGCGGCGCTGATCGTCAAAGGCTCCGACCTGGTTATCGAAAACGTGCTGATCAATCCGCTGCGCACCGGGCTGATCGATACGCTGCTCGAGATGGGCGGCGATATCCAGTTCATCAATCAGCGCGAGATTGCGGGCGAGCATATCGCCGATCTGCGCGTGCGCTCGAGCTGGCTCAAGGGGGTGCGGGTGGACCCGCGCCATGCCGGCGCCATGCTCGATGATATTGCGCCCCTGGCGATTGCCGCGGCCTATGCGCAGGGCGAGACGGTGATCGAAGGCCTGCAGGATCTCAGCGGTCCCGATGATGACCGACTGGCGGCCATTGCAGCCGGTTTGAGCGCCAACAAGGTGGGCGTGACCCGCAATGCGGACAGCCTGATCATTGCCGGCGAAGGCAAGGTGGGTGGCGGTGGCCGTGTGCGCAGTGGCGGCGATGCCGCGATCGCCATGAGCTTTGCGGTGCTGGGGCTGGCAAGCCGACACCGGGTAAGCATTGAAGATGCCGAAGCGATCACCGCCAGCTTCCCCGATTTCGTGGCTACCATGACACAAGTGGGCGGGCACTTTCCGCCAAGCAAGGGACGCTAA
- the tsaB gene encoding tRNA (adenosine(37)-N6)-threonylcarbamoyltransferase complex dimerization subunit type 1 TsaB has translation MSPTHGIVLAIDTAAPRLQLALLLADGSVDVSVDEMATGQAEAIFGRVAQLLGRNGVGYADLSRVVTTTGPGSFTGLRIGLSAARGIGLARTIPVIGVPSLLALSLSVAGPSTVLLDARRGEAYFQIFAGAGVALTPPDLVAMVLAQAAIPPDTTLISSPFVDIGLLAQYGAQADPATHMPEASYVRDADAKPQTAGRVERLNV, from the coding sequence ATGAGCCCGACGCATGGTATCGTGCTGGCCATTGATACGGCAGCACCGCGGCTGCAGCTGGCGCTGTTGCTGGCCGATGGATCGGTGGATGTGTCGGTCGATGAAATGGCGACCGGACAGGCCGAGGCGATCTTTGGCCGCGTTGCCCAATTGCTGGGCCGCAACGGGGTGGGCTATGCCGATCTGAGCCGGGTAGTGACCACGACCGGACCGGGCTCGTTTACCGGGCTGCGGATCGGGCTGAGCGCGGCGCGGGGGATCGGGCTGGCCCGCACTATTCCGGTGATTGGGGTGCCGAGCCTGTTGGCGCTGTCGCTAAGCGTGGCAGGGCCATCGACAGTGCTGCTCGATGCGCGGCGCGGTGAGGCGTATTTTCAGATTTTTGCCGGGGCGGGCGTGGCGCTGACGCCGCCCGATCTGGTGGCCATGGTGCTGGCGCAGGCGGCCATTCCGCCCGATACCACGCTGATCAGTTCGCCGTTTGTCGATATCGGCTTGCTGGCGCAATATGGAGCGCAGGCTGACCCGGCGACCCATATGCCCGAGGCCAGCTATGTGCGCGATGCCGATGCCAAGCCGCAGACAGCGGGGCGTGTGGAAAGGCTGAATGTGTGA
- a CDS encoding (d)CMP kinase, with the protein MIIAVDGPAASGKGTLAAGLAQHYRLPCLDTGLLYRAVGRAVSGLEDAPDFEARAIAAAQNLKQDDIDPEALVSAGVGVLASKVAVIAGVRQALFDYQRDFAAQPGGAVLDGRDIGTVIAPHADVKLFIRTDSKVRMERRARQLEKRGEAVDRYALYHQIEERDARDMANPNGGFYKAEDAHLLDTTLLDIEASLRAAIAIVDGTMARKAGL; encoded by the coding sequence ATGATCATTGCCGTGGATGGACCGGCCGCATCGGGCAAGGGCACGCTGGCCGCGGGACTGGCACAACATTATCGATTGCCGTGCCTGGACACCGGATTGCTGTATCGCGCTGTCGGCCGCGCGGTCAGCGGGCTTGAGGATGCGCCGGACTTCGAAGCGCGCGCCATCGCCGCGGCGCAGAACCTGAAGCAGGATGATATCGACCCCGAAGCGTTGGTTTCGGCGGGGGTTGGCGTGCTGGCCAGCAAGGTGGCGGTGATTGCCGGGGTGCGTCAGGCGCTGTTTGATTATCAGCGCGACTTTGCGGCGCAGCCGGGTGGCGCGGTGCTTGATGGTCGCGATATTGGCACGGTGATCGCCCCGCATGCCGATGTGAAGCTGTTTATCCGCACCGACAGCAAGGTGCGCATGGAGCGCCGGGCGCGCCAGCTTGAAAAGCGCGGCGAGGCGGTTGATCGCTATGCGCTCTATCACCAGATTGAAGAACGCGACGCGCGCGACATGGCCAATCCGAACGGCGGATTTTACAAAGCCGAGGACGCGCACTTGCTCGATACGACGCTTCTCGATATAGAGGCGTCACTCCGCGCAGCCATCGCGATTGTCGATGGGACCATGGCGCGCAAGGCAGGGCTGTAA
- a CDS encoding TIGR02300 family protein: MASSDRGTKRTDPETGKKFYDLNLDPIVSPYTGKSYPRSFFEQAPVTAKAAPVKAKPVVAEEEEDEVEDVAAPVIVSLEEADAEESGDEDIPDTDDVEVDEELGEDDADTFLEDDEDDDDDIGFDVNDDEET, encoded by the coding sequence ATGGCCAGTTCCGACCGCGGCACCAAGCGGACCGACCCTGAAACGGGCAAGAAATTCTACGATCTCAATCTCGATCCGATCGTTTCGCCCTATACGGGCAAGAGCTACCCGCGCTCCTTCTTCGAGCAGGCACCCGTGACCGCCAAGGCGGCACCGGTCAAGGCCAAGCCCGTTGTGGCTGAAGAAGAAGAGGATGAGGTCGAGGACGTCGCTGCACCCGTCATCGTCTCGCTCGAAGAGGCTGATGCCGAGGAATCCGGCGACGAGGATATTCCAGATACCGATGACGTCGAAGTCGACGAAGAACTCGGCGAAGACGATGCCGACACCTTCCTCGAAGACGATGAAGATGATGACGACGATATCGGCTTTGACGTCAACGACGACGAAGAGACCTGA
- the rimI gene encoding ribosomal protein S18-alanine N-acetyltransferase gives MIKLWMAPAGLHIEPGQTKDADELARIHAKGFYRGWPSAEFASFLSERDTPVYVVCDAKRRIAGFALVRIAADEAELLTIAVDPKWRGKGLGLALMKAAFADLLMSPAKRMFLEVSEENTAAIKLYERLGFARISSRKGYYPKPDGSAATALVMATDLG, from the coding sequence GTGATCAAGCTGTGGATGGCCCCTGCCGGGCTGCATATCGAACCAGGACAGACCAAGGATGCCGATGAATTGGCGCGCATCCACGCCAAGGGCTTTTATCGCGGCTGGCCCAGTGCCGAGTTTGCCAGCTTCCTGAGCGAGCGCGATACCCCGGTTTATGTGGTGTGTGACGCCAAGCGGCGGATTGCCGGGTTTGCGCTGGTGCGGATTGCCGCAGACGAAGCCGAATTGCTGACCATAGCGGTGGACCCCAAATGGCGCGGCAAGGGGCTGGGGCTGGCCCTGATGAAGGCGGCGTTCGCCGACCTGCTGATGAGCCCGGCCAAGCGGATGTTCCTTGAAGTCAGCGAAGAGAACACGGCCGCGATCAAGCTCTATGAGCGGCTGGGATTTGCCAGGATCTCGAGCCGCAAGGGCTATTACCCCAAGCCCGACGGATCAGCGGCCACCGCGCTTGTCATGGCCACCGATCTTGGGTAA
- the sppA gene encoding signal peptide peptidase SppA, whose amino-acid sequence MTENFQSPPVSDPHEQIAAETFRKSRGIWRALAFIALAIIVIVGVGRFALPNGAKGDYVARLVVDGTIATDPGRLAAINALAKDDAVKAVIIAINSPGGTTAGGEELYEALGHLRAEKPTVAVIKELGASAAYMTAIGTDRIFARRLSIVGSIGVLYQHVNAGKLLDTIGVDLDKVASGPLKAEPDINEPLAGAPRASIAALVDDSFQWFVDIVAERRGLSRPQTLALADGRILTGRVALTDGLIDEIGGELEARAWLEREHDVAADTDIHTVWPQPEQGFDLLGTLLGGQARAMLGLPQGPITLDGLVSLWQVGSAS is encoded by the coding sequence ATGACCGAGAATTTCCAATCGCCGCCCGTTTCCGATCCGCATGAGCAGATTGCCGCCGAGACGTTTCGCAAATCGCGCGGGATCTGGCGGGCGCTGGCGTTCATCGCGCTGGCCATCATCGTCATTGTGGGCGTGGGGCGTTTTGCCCTGCCCAATGGGGCCAAGGGCGATTACGTGGCGCGGCTGGTGGTGGATGGCACGATTGCCACGGATCCGGGCCGCCTGGCTGCCATCAACGCCCTGGCCAAGGATGATGCGGTCAAGGCGGTGATCATTGCGATCAACTCGCCGGGCGGCACCACGGCGGGTGGCGAAGAACTCTATGAGGCGCTGGGGCATTTGCGCGCCGAAAAACCGACCGTGGCAGTGATCAAGGAGCTGGGCGCATCGGCGGCCTATATGACCGCCATTGGTACCGACCGGATCTTTGCGCGACGGCTATCGATCGTGGGCTCGATCGGTGTGCTGTATCAGCACGTCAATGCGGGCAAGCTGCTGGACACCATTGGCGTGGATCTCGACAAGGTTGCCTCGGGGCCGCTCAAGGCCGAGCCCGACATCAATGAGCCGCTGGCAGGGGCGCCGCGGGCCTCGATTGCCGCCCTGGTCGATGACAGCTTTCAATGGTTTGTCGATATCGTAGCGGAACGACGTGGCCTGAGCCGCCCGCAGACTCTGGCGCTGGCCGATGGCCGCATCCTGACCGGCCGGGTGGCGCTGACCGACGGGTTGATCGACGAAATCGGCGGTGAGCTGGAAGCCAGGGCCTGGCTGGAACGCGAGCACGATGTCGCAGCCGATACCGACATCCACACCGTGTGGCCCCAGCCAGAACAGGGCTTTGACCTGCTCGGAACGCTGCTGGGCGGACAGGCGCGCGCCATGCTCGGATTGCCGCAAGGCCCCATCACGCTTGACGGGCTGGTTTCGCTTTGGCAGGTTGGAAGCGCCTCCTGA
- a CDS encoding nitroreductase family protein: MTAHSPRSTEHRIDPDMLARWSPRAFSDEAIPQNDLLTILEAARWAPSAFNGQPWHFVYARRDSEHFKRLLDLLAPFNQGWAQHAAALVFIASRTVGTAPGATEATPNRWHAFDAGAAWSLLALQATKLGWHAHGMGGVDFERASAELDLPQDWRIEIGVALGRQGDVASLPEALQAREAPSPRKPLASVISEGRFSA, encoded by the coding sequence ATGACTGCCCATTCCCCGCGCAGCACTGAACACCGCATCGATCCCGACATGCTGGCGCGCTGGTCGCCCCGCGCCTTCTCTGATGAGGCGATTCCCCAGAATGATCTGCTGACCATTCTTGAGGCTGCCCGCTGGGCCCCGTCCGCCTTTAATGGCCAGCCCTGGCACTTCGTCTATGCCCGCCGCGATTCCGAGCACTTCAAGCGCCTGCTCGATCTGCTGGCCCCGTTCAATCAGGGCTGGGCACAGCACGCTGCCGCGCTGGTCTTTATTGCCTCGCGCACCGTTGGCACCGCCCCCGGCGCCACCGAAGCCACCCCCAATCGCTGGCACGCCTTCGACGCCGGCGCTGCCTGGAGCCTTCTGGCGCTGCAGGCCACCAAGCTGGGCTGGCATGCCCATGGCATGGGCGGCGTTGATTTCGAGCGCGCCTCGGCAGAGCTGGACCTGCCCCAGGATTGGCGCATCGAGATTGGCGTGGCGCTGGGTCGCCAGGGCGATGTCGCCAGCCTGCCTGAAGCGCTGCAGGCCCGCGAGGCGCCAAGCCCACGCAAGCCGCTCGCCTCGGTCATTTCCGAAGGCCGCTTCTCGGCCTGA
- a CDS encoding integration host factor subunit beta — MIKSELVEKLAAENPHLFQRDIENIVNAILDEIGDAMARGDRVELRGFGAFSVKNRPARIGRNPRTGEQVDVGEKYVPQFKAGKEIRERLNRS, encoded by the coding sequence ATGATCAAGTCGGAACTCGTCGAGAAGCTCGCCGCTGAAAATCCGCATCTGTTTCAGCGCGATATCGAGAACATCGTCAATGCGATCCTGGATGAGATCGGCGACGCGATGGCGCGCGGTGATCGCGTCGAGTTGCGCGGCTTCGGTGCCTTTTCGGTGAAAAACCGTCCCGCACGTATCGGCCGGAACCCGCGCACGGGTGAGCAGGTTGATGTGGGCGAGAAATACGTGCCGCAGTTCAAGGCCGGCAAAGAAATTCGCGAGCGGCTCAACCGTTCGTAA
- the rpsA gene encoding 30S ribosomal protein S1, which translates to MAQQTVTKEDFESLLMDSFVDNEPLEGAVVKGTVVAIEKDLAIIDVGLKTEGRIPLKEFGAAGRDGLIVVGSIVEVYVDRVENAAGEAVLSREKARREESWVKLEVMYTNNERVEGTIFNQVKGGFTVDLEGAVAFLPRSQVDIRPIRDIAPLMNVPQPFQILKMDKRRGNIVVSRRAILEESRAEQRSEIVQQLEEGQVVDGVVKNITDYGAFVDLGGIDGLLHVTDIAWRRVNHPSEVLTIGETIKVQIVRINHESHRISLGMKQLQADPWEGIEAKYPIEAKFTGRVTNITDYGAFVELEPGIEGLIHVSEMSWTKKNVHPGKIVSTSQEVEVVVLEVDPDKRRISLGLKQTLANPWESFAEKFPVGAVIEGEVKNKTEFGLFIGLDGDVDGMVHLSDLDWQKSGEIALEDYNRGDMVSAKVLDVDVEKERISLGIKQLSTGEVADTAGTEGGIRKGSIVTGTVTEVNDGGIEVRLADSEMTAFIRRADLSRDRNDQRPERFSKGEKVDARITQYDRKTQRIQLSIKALEIAEEKEAVANYGSSASGASLGDILGAALKDREKE; encoded by the coding sequence TTGGCACAGCAAACTGTGACGAAAGAAGATTTTGAATCGCTGTTGATGGACTCGTTCGTTGATAACGAGCCGCTTGAAGGCGCCGTTGTCAAAGGCACCGTCGTTGCGATCGAAAAAGACCTGGCGATCATCGACGTCGGTCTGAAGACCGAAGGTCGTATTCCGCTCAAGGAATTTGGTGCTGCTGGCCGTGATGGCCTGATCGTTGTTGGCTCGATCGTCGAGGTCTATGTTGACCGCGTCGAAAACGCCGCTGGCGAAGCCGTTCTGAGCCGTGAAAAGGCCCGTCGTGAAGAGAGCTGGGTCAAGCTCGAAGTCATGTACACCAACAATGAGCGCGTTGAAGGCACCATCTTCAACCAGGTCAAGGGCGGTTTCACCGTCGACCTCGAAGGCGCCGTTGCGTTCCTGCCCCGTTCGCAGGTCGATATTCGCCCCATCCGCGATATCGCTCCCCTGATGAACGTGCCACAGCCATTCCAGATCCTGAAGATGGACAAGCGTCGCGGCAATATCGTCGTGTCGCGTCGTGCCATCCTCGAAGAGTCGCGCGCCGAACAGCGTTCGGAAATCGTGCAGCAGCTCGAAGAGGGCCAGGTTGTCGACGGCGTGGTCAAGAACATCACCGATTACGGTGCGTTTGTTGATCTGGGCGGCATTGACGGCCTGCTCCATGTCACCGACATCGCATGGCGTCGTGTGAACCACCCATCGGAAGTGCTCACGATCGGCGAGACCATCAAGGTCCAGATCGTTCGCATCAACCACGAGAGCCATCGTATCTCGCTGGGCATGAAGCAGCTTCAGGCTGATCCATGGGAAGGCATCGAAGCCAAGTACCCAATCGAGGCCAAGTTCACCGGTCGCGTCACCAACATCACCGACTACGGTGCCTTTGTTGAGCTGGAGCCAGGCATTGAAGGCCTGATCCACGTGTCCGAAATGAGCTGGACCAAGAAGAACGTGCACCCCGGCAAGATCGTTTCGACCTCTCAGGAAGTCGAAGTTGTCGTGCTCGAGGTCGATCCGGACAAGCGCCGCATCTCGCTGGGTCTCAAGCAGACCCTGGCCAATCCTTGGGAAAGCTTCGCCGAGAAGTTCCCCGTGGGTGCTGTCATCGAAGGCGAAGTCAAGAACAAGACCGAATTCGGCCTGTTCATTGGCCTCGACGGCGATGTCGACGGCATGGTCCACCTGTCCGATCTCGATTGGCAGAAGTCGGGCGAAATCGCTCTGGAAGACTACAACCGCGGTGACATGGTTTCGGCCAAGGTCCTCGATGTTGACGTCGAAAAGGAACGCATCTCGCTGGGCATCAAGCAGCTGTCGACCGGCGAAGTCGCCGACACTGCTGGCACCGAAGGCGGCATCCGCAAGGGTTCGATCGTCACCGGTACCGTGACCGAGGTCAACGATGGCGGCATCGAAGTCCGTCTCGCCGACAGCGAAATGACTGCGTTCATCCGCCGTGCCGACCTCAGCCGCGATCGCAACGATCAGCGTCCTGAGCGTTTCAGCAAGGGCGAAAAGGTTGATGCGCGCATCACCCAGTACGATCGCAAGACCCAGCGCATCCAGCTCTCGATCAAGGCGCTCGAAATCGCCGAAGAAAAAGAAGCTGTTGCCAATTACGGTTCGTCCGCTTCGGGCGCATCGCTGGGCGACATCTTGGGCGCTGCCCTCAAGGATCGCGAAAAAGAGTAG
- a CDS encoding DNA glycosylase AlkZ-like family protein: MRVLAKAPIVLDPVRARHLWIAAQRLDNPAPFGAGPEATRAAIAHLGYVQIDTINVIERCHHHILAARIPDYQRSDLGHVQSIDKSVFEYWTHALSYVPSADLPYFLPAMKAQRTGLSRWFGSITPAESKAMLARLRRDGPLSMRDFADDERVDKTHLWASRKPSKRVLEALFYQGHVTVSARQGMLKTYDLMARHFDWSAAPRPATSRQITAYLLDRALRSQAIVSLDSICHLNAPAKAAIRELIDSRVRRKRLVPLTIGDNDKLIHWAEPATLEMPAGEPPDLVHILSPFDPLIIQRKRLKLFFDYDHLFEAYLPAARRKLGYFALPVLMGDTIVAALDLKTDRAAGKLLVQNWVNLVDTGAQGRAAIEAALSRFERFQLGA, encoded by the coding sequence ATGCGCGTCTTGGCCAAAGCCCCCATCGTTCTCGATCCCGTGCGCGCGCGCCATCTCTGGATTGCCGCCCAACGCCTTGATAACCCGGCGCCCTTTGGTGCCGGGCCCGAGGCCACGCGCGCAGCGATTGCCCATCTGGGCTATGTGCAGATCGACACCATCAATGTCATCGAACGCTGCCATCATCACATTCTGGCAGCGCGCATCCCCGATTATCAGCGCAGCGATCTCGGCCACGTCCAGTCAATCGACAAGTCGGTGTTTGAATACTGGACCCATGCGCTCAGCTACGTGCCCAGCGCCGATCTGCCGTATTTTCTGCCCGCCATGAAAGCCCAGCGCACCGGTCTCAGCCGTTGGTTCGGTTCGATCACCCCTGCGGAATCAAAAGCCATGCTGGCGCGCCTGCGCCGCGATGGTCCGCTCTCCATGCGCGATTTCGCTGATGACGAACGGGTCGACAAAACCCATCTCTGGGCCAGCCGCAAACCCTCAAAGCGCGTACTCGAAGCGCTGTTCTATCAGGGCCACGTCACCGTCTCGGCGCGTCAGGGCATGCTCAAGACCTATGACCTGATGGCCCGCCATTTTGACTGGTCAGCTGCGCCCAGACCCGCCACGTCGCGCCAGATTACCGCCTATCTGCTCGATCGCGCCCTGCGCAGCCAGGCCATTGTCAGCCTTGACTCCATCTGCCATCTCAATGCGCCGGCCAAGGCCGCGATACGCGAATTGATCGACAGCCGCGTTCGCCGCAAACGGCTGGTACCATTGACCATTGGCGACAATGACAAGCTCATCCACTGGGCCGAACCGGCGACGCTTGAAATGCCCGCTGGCGAACCGCCGGATCTGGTCCATATCCTGTCGCCTTTTGATCCCCTGATCATCCAGCGCAAGCGGCTCAAGCTGTTCTTTGACTATGACCACCTGTTCGAGGCCTATCTGCCTGCCGCCAGACGCAAGCTGGGCTATTTCGCCCTGCCTGTGCTGATGGGCGACACCATCGTGGCCGCGCTTGATCTCAAGACCGACCGCGCAGCCGGCAAGTTGCTGGTGCAGAACTGGGTCAATCTGGTCGATACCGGCGCTCAGGGACGCGCCGCCATCGAGGCGGCCCTGTCCCGTTTCGAGCGCTTCCAGCTCGGTGCCTGA